The following coding sequences lie in one Pseudorasbora parva isolate DD20220531a chromosome 18, ASM2467924v1, whole genome shotgun sequence genomic window:
- the LOC137046047 gene encoding protein FAM200A-like: MPPKSGKWSKYGKKYSKEWEREDGIKEWIQRVTGDDTKAFCKYCKAEIRAHHSDLLHHSKTEKHVRNAAPFSSVRMRTLFDSGITAVKIDQTVKVTELKLAAHIACHSSILTVDHLGELVGEIAQRDIRLHRTKCSALIKQVIGPEIQWELLKDIGEELYSLIIDESTDMGMHKQLAVVVRYCSTNLQRIVSSFAGIVHLDGGDAASLTEALLNFLQENKLCPKRCIGLATDGCNAMCGQHNSVVTKFRQHNPNFVFVKCACHSIQLCSSYAMRVLPRNVEYQISQTYAWFSHSTIRQQNYQQLYAAINVGEAPLKILQLSDTRWLSVSACLNRVLAQYDELKLHFQLAKDKDRNYNAEILYQMYSDPVNKLYLVFLQPIVQEANRVNKMFQLENANPCKLFNELITFYLNLLRRVAKINLADMTQWSEIIDFDVATESAHLPLSAVDYGLQFQIELDNVKLPISDAENIKHRCKEYLLEFVKQIKKRLTTNMQQLQSLVSLSPSVVLNSQKKPQLASMSFLCLYTGDLAKLDQQWRVLDTLAWEYTEDCQLEKFWIDVKNHRDAAGDQDFYELGSFALSLLALPFSNAAVERTFSEMNLIKTKLRSRMKDTLLENILRIRAFMQRHGICCHQFEPTKEMLALFNTNMYDKEQEGEE, from the coding sequence ATGCCTCCTAAATCTGGGAAATGGTcaaaatatggaaaaaaatacagtaaagagTGGGAACGTGAAGATGGCATTAAGGAGTGGATACAGCGTGTGACTGGGGATGATACCAAAGCTTTCTGTAAGTACTGTAAAGCAGAGATTCGAGCGCATCACAGTGATCTTCTGCATCACAGCAAGACAGAAAAACACGTTCGAAATGCGGCCCCGTTCTCAAGCGTTCGAATGCGTACATTGTTTGACAGTGGCATAACTGCAGTAAAAATCGACCAGACTGTTAAAGTGACGGAGCTTAAACTGGCAGCACACATTGCTTGCCATTCAAGCATTTTGACAGTGGATCATTTAGGAGAACTTGTCGGTGAAATTGCTCAAAGGGATATCCGACTACACCGCACAAAATGTTCAGCCCTCATTAAGCAAGTAATAGGGCCAGAGATCCAATGGGAACTACTGAAGGATATTGGAGAGGAACTGTATTCTTTAATTATTGACGAGAGCACGGATATGGGCATGCATAAACAGTTAGCTGTTGTAGTCCGCTATTGTAGTACTAATCTACAGCGCATAGTTTCATCTTTTGCTGGGATTGTTCATTTGGATGGCGGAGATGCGGCGTCATTAACAGAAGCGTTGCTCAACTTTCTGCAAGAGAACAAGCTTTGTCCAAAACGATGCATCGGGCTCGCAACTGATGGATGCAACGCAATGTGTGGACAACACAATTCAGTTGTCACAAAATTTCGTCAGCACAACCCCAACTTTGTGTTTGTGAAATGTGCGTGTCACTCAATTCAACTGTGCTCATCATACGCAATGCGTGTTTTACCAAGAAATGTTGAATACCAGATTTCACAAACATACGCCTGGTTTTCACATAGCACCATCCGTCAGCAAAACTACCAGCAACTGTATGCAGCAATCAATGTCGGAGAAGCACCGCTAAAAATCCTCCAGCTTTCAGACACTAGATGGCTGTCTGTTAGTGCATGTCTCAATAGGGTGCTGGCTCAATATGATGAATTAAAACTACACTTCCAGCTTGCCAAAGATAAGGACAGGAACTACAACGCGGAGATCCTGTATCAAATGTACTCCGATCCAGTCAACAAGCTGTATTTAGTGTTTCTGCAGCCTATCGTGCAAGAAGCGAACCGAGTGAATAAAATGTTTCAGCTGGAAAATGCAAACCCATGCAAGCTCTTCAATGAACTGATCACGTTCTACCTGAACCTACTCAGAAGAGTTGCAAAAATCAACCTGGCAGACATGACTCAGTGGTCCGAGATTATTGACTTTGACGTGGCCACAGAAAGCGCCCATCTGCCTCTCTCTGCAGTTGACTATGGCCTACAGTTCCAAATCGAGCTGGATAATGTAAAGCTTCCCATATCCGATGCAGAGAACATTAAACATCGATGCAAAGAATACCTGCTTGAATTTGTCAAGCAAATCAAAAAACGTTTGACAACCAATATGCAGCAGCTTCAGTCTCTTGTGTCACTGAGCCCATCCGTAGTGCTAAACAGCCAGAAAAAACCTCAGTTGGCCTCTATGTCATTTCTTTGTCTGTACACTGGAGATCTTGCAAAGCTTGATCAGCAATGGAGAGTCCTGGACACATTGGCATGGGAATACACAGAGGACTGCCAATTGGAGAAGTTCTGGATTGACGTGAAAAATCACAGGGATGCTGCTGGGGACCAAGATTTTTATGAACTTGGGTCATTTGCTCTTTCGCTGCTGGCATTGCCATTCAGCAATGCAGCGGTTGAACGCACATTTTCTGAGATGAATTTGATCAAGACAAAACTGCGCAGCAGAATGAAGGACACCCTTCTGGAGAACATCCTTCGCATTCGAGCCTTCATGCAAAGACATGGAATCTGCTGCCATCAGTTCGAACCAACAAAAGAGATGCTGGCCTTGTTCAATACAAACATGTATGACAAGGAGCAGGAAGGAGAAGAGTAG